Sequence from the Temnothorax longispinosus isolate EJ_2023e chromosome 6, Tlon_JGU_v1, whole genome shotgun sequence genome:
GACatgttgtttattaaatattgataaacatATCGTTGACAAGGGGTACGCCCTTgggaaaatatactttaaataactttaaagttcttaaaagtaattttaaaaatttaagagtttacttaagaaatttttaggTAAATTAAAGTGTGTACAAGGTTAATCTAAagtaatctaaaaaattttaaaatctttcagAACTGACTGTAAAATAGTCTTAGAAAACCAAAGGTTTTAAAAACTGActttaaaatagtattttgGTACTCTAAAGGAGTGGAAAAGTAgctttaaagtaattttaataaatcttagGTAATCATAAGAAAACATTAaactttaaagttttttttataaatctcgaTCTTAACTTAAAAGTTACATAGAAGCAAACTTTTAAGGAGATTTATCTCATGTAGTTAAATctttaaggtttaaagttataaagttaaagttataagtattttaaagTTGAACTTGGTTAGATGGCACGTGTGTGAATGGTAGCGGTGAAAGTGCGTTGTGCGATTTTAGCTTTGTTTCTGGGTTTAAAGATTAGTATGTGGCAAGTAGGGATAATGGAAAGATAGGGTGTAAGTAGGGGATGCGATAAGAATGAAGGGAGATAGTAGGATGCAAGTAGAGAAAAGAAGTATAGAAGTGTTTAGAGAACGTGGTAGGATTGAGGTTATGTCATGGTGACGAGTCAGTTAGACGGTAAAGGCGGTAATGGTAATGTAGGTAAAGTAGGGaaggtatattttataatttctcgtGTACCCGAAATCGTCGAGAAGTCGCGTAGCgggtgtgtatgtgtgtgcacgtgtgtCGCGCGGATTCGCACGCCAGGACGATCGATCAGCCATCCGTCGTCGGGATCGCGTCTTCCAGGAACGAAACGCGGATCATCGGGAAGCCCGGCACGTGCCGGGACCGTTCCCTCGAGCTACGAGCTGGCGAAATCTAACCTGCAAAAGCAACTGCGAAACGGAGACACCTCGAGCCTACGAGCATTTTGACCCAATTCTTATTGGTCAAAACATTGGACTACTGCGCATACGTAATGTTGTTTTACCTTTCTTATTACATCATGTTTGCTCCTGTAATAAACGTTGCTTTTATTATAGGCGGGAGGAGGGGCTAGCCCCTCCCCCCTGCACCCCCCTCCTCGCCTGCGCCTCGACTTTCGACTCGGGGGCTTGGCCCCCCCGAACCCCCCCGTATGTGCCCATTTCTCTCAACTCTGGGAGGTTTCGCCCCCCCTCGCCCCCCGCAAGtccttttttaaactttagaCGCacttgtgatataaaatagtgAAAATAactattctttattattatttctatattgcATCTGGAATTTTTAAAGTgcttttaagttttaaaataagatataaatatttatcttcttttatatgtcTGTCCTTAttaggaagaaataatttataagattttctttagtttttataGTTTGTTTCCATGAAGACGATAACCATAGAGaagttatgaaaaaaatagtgtcgcgTCCCGAATTTTTAGCGTTAGATGGACGTACGAAGTGttgtgcaatttatttttattttagatacgGTTCAGATAACCTGTGTTATTCGTGAATGATCGCTTTACCAGACACTGGTGAGCACATACGTGAATGTCGAGAGCATGTAACCGAACCGTACGAGGTAATGAACGTTCAATTTTGCACAGATTGTCGTAATACTCTATTGTTCCAAATATATCCATGCAACATGTGCCCGATTTGCAtgaagtgataaaaaaaacattatcgcGAGTGGGACATTATATAACGTGCGCAACATGGTGTGGATACTTGAAGGGCTGTACTTTCGAAAACGTCCATGCTCagatttaggtgaaactttgtgaataggttcctttcagatagaaaacacatataccaaaaggattttttgcgactccaaagtttagcaacttttttaacatttttaacttactGTCTCCgcacatacattttccacgcaaaacaaaccaaaacagctctcaagtaatgtaaacaactataaaatcatacacaaagtacaaatatattagtttatatactCTGCTGTATACTCTGCTTTACCGAAAaaagtggagccccccgcaggggggcggaacctactgcctccacgcatacactgtccacgcgaaacgaggttcacgcacactcCCCCCCTGCTTttgggggaggtgcggtagccccgaaatagttcacgcatacacttttcacgcgaaccgaggttcacgcacaccccccccgtgctttcgggggaggtgcggtagtcccgaaatagttcacgcatacactttctacgcgaaccgaggttcacgcaccccccccccccgtgctttcgggggaggtgcggtagtcccgaaatagttcacgcatacactttccacgcgaaccgaagttcacgcacacccccccgtgctttcgggggaggtgcggtagtcctgaaatagttcacgcatacactttccacgcaaaccgaggttcacgcacacccccccccccccgtgctttcgggggaggtgcggtagtcctgaaatagttcacgcatacactttccacgcgaaccgaggttcacgcaccccccccccccgtgctttcggggaaggtgcggtagtcctgaaatagttcacgcatacactttccacgcgaaccgaggttcacgcacaccccccgtgctttcgggggaggtgcggtagtcctgaaatagttcacgcatacactttccacgcgaaccgaggttcacgcacactccctccgtgctttcgggggaggtgcggtagacccgaaatagttcacgcatacactttccacgcgaaccgaggttcacccacaccccctcCTGCTTTCGGGCCGGGTCGGGCCAAGTGTATGCgtattgttttgtatataaactaatatatttgtattttgtgtatgattttatggttgtttacattacttgagagctgttttggtttgtttcgcgtggaaaatgtatgtgcGGAGGCagtaagttaaaaatgttaaaaaagttgctaaactttggagtcgcaaaaaatccttttagtatatgtgttttctatctaaaaggaacctattcacaaagtttcatctaaatctgagcatggacgttttcggaagtttcgcctaattaaagaaaagaactCTGTAGAGTCTCCAAAATCTGTGGCTCTAGCAATGAAAGATATTACAATAGATGTCACCGACGGTTTGCGTAAAGAAGATCAAGGAGTGAAATTGAGGGATGTACGACGAATATCACCGGTGCAGTttcttcgcgatcgcgaactcGGTATACGCGGAACCGGTCAACGCATCACTAGACAAAGAGTCGTTATCGATACCTATTCTCCTTATGACTGGGATTCTAACGTGAGACGGAAAGTGTATCGATGGCTGCGGGACGAGTGCGTTAGCGAGGAAGAATCACGTGCAGCTCGCTGTGCTGACGTTGTGCCGTATTATATTAAACCTATTGTTGACTATCGCTATTGGGCGACTAAATTTTGTGAACAGCTCCATGATTGTGAAGCAACATACATTAAGATTCATACAGGTATTGGGAAATACGTCGAATTGGTGGTGATGAACAATTCggtacgtatgtatatgtgccCTGGCCGTCTCAATAATCCTAATCATCTATTGATGCTTCAAAGAACCTATGAACGTGACTgtgatgatattaataattggcACTTTAATGTCCCCTACTTCAGTcccaattattttatgaatgcGCACTATGACATTCAACGTTGCAAACGATATTGTTCAGCGTGCGATTGAGTCACGTGCAAGTGCTCCATCGAAGAATGTGacataatctaaaaaaaatagtgcGTGAAAAAAgacagtattaaaaaaaaaacatggaaCATCTCGATGAAACGGAACGCACCCTGTTGGAACTATCCGACCAAATCGCTACCTTGGACGAATATTTTGCATGGACACGGCGATGCGAGGAATTTATTGAGCAGCTCGAAGAAGACTGTCGTTCCAAACGTCCGCGGCTCTCAATCACAGATGAGAGCCGCGTAAACAGACAATTTTTAGTGGCAAGAATCGCGCGACTCGAAGGTGCGAAGACTTTATTACAGAGACGGTTTGTACATATCGGTGGTGAGTACGCGGCGGGCACTAGTAGTGACGATAACGCGGAAAGACTCGTTTGGCGAGAGATCGATGCCGCGTTCGAAAGCCGTGTATTGACCGGTGCGgtgataaatatcaattacatCGAACCGCGAAAATTTCTCGAAGACGCTGAAGTTATCGTGCTCGATCGTGTGCGGAACGTCATGCAAAGACACGcaagtgtaaaaataaacactGTGTTCAACGGCGAGTTTGTGACGGGTGACGAACGTGCGAACAAAAGTGTCAGCACGGGAAACTGTGAATTCTTTCGTGCGTCCGATCTGCGCGAGTGGTACGAGCGACACGTTATCGAGCCTACTTTATCGCGTCTCGAAGAGTTTCAGGAACGCGACAGTGGgtgggcgttgtcgcgtatactcaatttgacTGTGAACGTGAACAAATACAATCCTTTGCACGCGGGATGTTACATCAATTTACcgcaagaaattaaatcgaaaaaagCGGTGATCAACGTGCAATCGATGGACAATGCATGCTTCGCGTGGTCAGTGGTGGCTGCTTTACATCCAGCCGAAAGACATTCAGAACCGGAATCCTCGTACCGACATTACAcaacagtattaaatttacaaggCATTAAGTTTCCAATGACTTTGAAACAGATTAAAAAGTTCGAACGACTCAACGATATATCCATCAATGTGTATGCCATCGAGGGAGAGAAGACGCCGAACGTTCTCCCGATACGGCTCACCGACCTGAAGAGAGAAAAGCATGTCAATTTGCTGTACGTGCAGGACCCACAAGACGACAACGTGGGACATTTCGCGTGTATAAGAAATCTATCGCGTCTCGTTAGCTCGCAATTGAGCAGGCATGATGGtcggaaatacttttgcgatcggtGAGTACCTATACtcctttttaataaaattataaaatatttttaatataaaaaattttaaaaatgtgtttttctttttgcagttgtttacattattttagatCGAGCGAGAAATTGGAACCCCACGGAGTAGACTGCCAAGAGATAAACAACTGTGCCATTCGTCTACCGAGCGAGGACGACAAGTGGCTGAGTTTCAAGAATCACAGCAGGAAGGAACGAGTTCCGTTCGTCGTGTACGCCGACCTGGAATGTACCCTCGAGAAGACGGATGCGGATCCGATAACGTCCACATACACGTCTCAACATCATCGGATATTTAGCATAGGATACTACGTGCGGTGCTCGTACGACGACTCGTTATTCACGCATcggtttcgtcgcgataaggattgcgtcgcgtggttcgccGAGGAACTAAGACGTTTAGCACACGAC
This genomic interval carries:
- the LOC139814892 gene encoding uncharacterized protein; this encodes MEHLDETERTLLELSDQIATLDEYFAWTRRCEEFIEQLEEDCRSKRPRLSITDESRVNRQFLVARIARLEGAKTLLQRRFVHIGGEYAAGTSSDDNAERLVWREIDAAFESRVLTGAVININYIEPRKFLEDAEVIVLDRVRNVMQRHASVKINTVFNGEFVTGDERANKSVSTGNCEFFRASDLREWYERHVIEPTLSRLEEFQERDSGWALSRILNLTVNVNKYNPLHAGCYINLPQEIKSKKAVINVQSMDNACFAWSVVAALHPAERHSEPESSYRHYTTVLNLQGIKFPMTLKQIKKFERLNDISINVYAIEGEKTPNVLPIRLTDLKREKHVNLLYVQDPQDDNVGHFACIRNLSRLVSSQLSRHDGRKYFCDRCLHYFRSSEKLEPHGVDCQEINNCAIRLPSEDDKWLSFKNHSRKERVPFVVYADLECTLEKTDADPITSTYTSQHHRIFSIGYYVRCSYDDSLFTHRFRRDKDCVAWFAEELRRLAHDVKTILSGNVRMTELTRDKREIFHSATHCHICEKPFEPDDVRLEDTCLPPRELFYSSLTGDTVSESDYERAANVWRRCIASYGLDPAYYYTLPGFTWDAMLKHTRVNFELLTDIDMVMFIERGIRGGLSQCSNRYARANNKYIQSYDSSKPSSYLMYFYVNNLYGWAMCQPLPYADF